In Desulfovibrio sp. X2, a single window of DNA contains:
- a CDS encoding Nif11-like leader peptide family natural product precursor, whose product MPMAHVRPFLKQALTDKELRDRLLAASNGAERVEILAAEGYEFTDEEFEEGYRGVLTSLQFERDADQLKEFKLMWDMLRRVSP is encoded by the coding sequence ATGCCCATGGCTCACGTCCGTCCCTTCCTCAAGCAGGCCTTGACCGACAAGGAGCTTCGCGACAGGCTTCTTGCGGCCTCCAACGGAGCCGAACGCGTCGAGATCCTCGCAGCCGAAGGCTACGAATTCACGGACGAGGAATTCGAGGAAGGCTACCGCGGCGTGCTCACCAGCCTGCAATTCGAGCGTGACGCCGACCAGCTCAAGGAATTCAAGCTCATGTGGGACATGTTGCGCCGGGTCTCCCCCTAG
- a CDS encoding cysteine hydrolase family protein, with protein sequence MTDTALVLVDIQNDYFPGGRMALEHAVEAGAKATAVLSRFRELGLPVVHVRHESVRPGSTFFLPGTPGCDFPDIVAPLPGEAVVTKNFPNSFRGTDLEEKLGAVGAKRLVVAGMMTNMCIDATVRAAWDMGYACVVAGDATAACALKHGGVAVTPSQARAAFLAALGMVYAEVVETDALCAALAR encoded by the coding sequence CCGGGCGGCCGCATGGCCCTGGAGCATGCCGTGGAGGCAGGGGCCAAGGCAACGGCGGTGCTGTCCAGATTCCGCGAACTCGGCTTGCCCGTTGTGCACGTGCGCCACGAATCCGTGCGCCCCGGCTCGACCTTCTTCCTGCCCGGCACGCCTGGCTGCGACTTCCCGGACATCGTGGCCCCGCTGCCCGGCGAGGCCGTGGTGACCAAGAACTTTCCCAACTCGTTCCGCGGCACGGATCTCGAAGAGAAACTGGGCGCTGTAGGCGCAAAGCGTCTCGTCGTGGCGGGCATGATGACCAACATGTGCATAGATGCCACGGTGCGCGCGGCCTGGGACATGGGCTACGCCTGCGTGGTGGCGGGTGATGCCACGGCCGCCTGCGCCCTGAAACACGGCGGAGTGGCCGTCACTCCGTCGCAGGCGCGGGCTGCCTTCCTGGCTGCGTTGGGCATGGTCTATGCCGAGGTGGTGGAGACGGACGCGCTGTGCGCGGCACTCGCGCGGTGA